A DNA window from Lasioglossum baleicum unplaced genomic scaffold, iyLasBale1 scaffold0055, whole genome shotgun sequence contains the following coding sequences:
- the LOC143219554 gene encoding uncharacterized protein LOC143219554 — MPSRKRPNLGRRSHNAAKVRCVRENETDLERQQRRRDTREIQSTLRFRESETQRNERMPSRKRPNLGRRSHNAAKVRCVRENETDLERQQRRRDTREIQSTLRFRESETQRNERLASNRARLSRSRATESEAERELRFTSDRARHSASRSRESSTQREVRLELDRLRHTTRRSDEAVLVQERRPNEGHQPGLLGAGQQPEGLALLPWIRKHMGGFQYNPLINYHVESDIGRMERVCVFCNALKWKGETVGMCCSSGKVRLPLIQSPPDPLNSLLTGDRPESRHFFKKVHSYNSAFQMTSFGANVISEGNFMPTFKVQGQIYHLIGSLLPSENEIQPKFLQLYFIADYLSQAEQRAGNFTNMNIALLRELQEMLHNSNSYVQSFKSAVDTLPAGAIPDLQLVIQADRRPRGEHRGRYNEPTTNEVAVLLVNQECSCRDIIISGRGGELRRISETHRSYDALQYPLMFARGEDGYNFLIFQVDPTTGEENDRKKTSALQFYAYRMMIRQNEFNPLIYYRQLTNQFWVDMYAKIETERLTYLRTNQTRLRMESYIHLRDALGTDEDPQNMGQLVILPSTFTGGPRYMHQRTQDAFCYVRKYGRPDLFITFTTNPRWGEIVRELLPGQGPQDQHDVVSRVFNLKLKVLINLLTKNQLFGVASCYMYSVEWQKRGLPHAHILLWLREKIRPAQIDDVIRAEFPDPAQDPELYSVVKNHMVHGPCGFLNLLSPCMREGRCSKKYPRAFVRETITGDDGYPIYKRRSPAQGGFTATLRYGGRDIIVDNSWVVPYSPVLSRTLKAHINVEFCSSVQFIKYICKYVNKGSDQATFGVRNNRDEITTYQSGRYISTSEAVWRILSFHIHERFPPVIRLDIHLENGQRVYFQPENLQERLDNPKNTTLLAFFKVCTKDAFASTLLYEEVPSYYTFNRQRGEFCRRKQGTPVEGHPGVKKEHVIGRVFTIHPNNTKCFHLRMLLYNIRGPTSFASLKTINGVVQPTYQAACRSLSLLEDDEQWHQTLTEAAVSDSPRKLRELFAIILIFCSPSDPLELWHQFKRNLCEDVFRDWRRRSIDTSSHDVEEQCYDRGLALLEEAVQSNGGQPLSHCSMPSPQNLSIEPNLQYYREANHDPVELASDLTRENQFTVDQKTIFNFVCDSVDNSRGKIIFLDAPGGTGKSFSIRVLLAKVRSSGKIALAVASSGIAATLHPGGRTAHSTFKIPIDLDRSETPICNISRNSDLAKVIQDCHLIVWDECTMANKKAIEAVDRTIRDIRSTNTVMGSITTLFSGDFRQILPVVYRGTRADEVNACLKQSTLWPAIEKVTLTTNMRVQLGGSEESASFSSLLLRIGDGTIGSDDNVTLSPQLCNVVCNVN, encoded by the coding sequence ATGCCATCTCGCAAGCGACCGAATCTTGGAAGGAGATCGCACAATGCCGCTAAAGTTAGGTGTGTTCGAGAAAACGAGACCGATCTCGAACGTCAACAACGCCGGAGAGATACGAGAGAAATACAATCTACTCTCAGGTTCCGAGAATCAGAAACTCAACGTAACGAACGCATGCCATCTCGCAAGCGACCGAATCTTGGAAGGAGATCGCACAATGCCGCTAAAGTCAGGTGTGTTCGAGAAAACGAGACCGATCTCGAACGTCAACAACGCCGGAGAGATACGAGAGAAATACAATCTACTCTCAGGTTCCGAGAATCAGAAACTCAACGTAACGAACGCTTAGCTTCTAATAGAGCTCGACTTTCAAGATCGCGAGCTACTGAATCGGAGGCTGAGCGTGAGCTACGTTTCACCTCTGATAGAGCGCGGCATTCGGCTTCACGGAGTAGAGAAAGTTCTACACAAAGGGAAGTTCGTCTGGAGTTAGACCGCCTCAGACATACGACTCGAAGAAGTGATGAGGCAGTGTTGGTGCAAGAAAGAAGACCAAATGAAGGACACCAACCTGGTCTATTGGGCGCTGGACAACAACCGGAGGGACTTGCTCTGCTGCCGTGGATAAGAAAACACATGGGTGGATTTCAATACAAtccattaattaattatcacgTGGAGTCTGATATTGGACGAATGGAACGCGTGTGTGTCTTTTGCAATGCTTTGAAGTGGAAGGGAGAGACTGTTGGAATGTGTTGTAGTTCTGGCAAGGTCAGATTGCCCCTAATTCAGTCGCCTCCAGACCCACTTAATTCTTTATTGACCGGTGATAGGCCTGAATCGCGTCATTTCTTCAAAAAAGTACATTCATATAACTCTGCATTTCAAATGACCTCATTTGGAGCAAATGTTATATCCGAGGGTAACTTCATGCCTACTTTTAAAGTCCAAGGGCAAATTTATCATTTAATCGGCTCCCTCTTGCCTTcggaaaatgaaattcaaccGAAATTTCTGCAATTGTACTTCATTGCAGATTATCTCTCTCAGGCTGAGCAACGAGCAGGTAATTTTACCAATATGAACATTGCCTTGCTCAGGGAACTTCAAGAAATGCTACACAACAGCAATTCTTATGTTCAGAGTTTTAAGTCCGCCGTTGATACCCTCCCTGCCGGAGCAATTCCGGATTTGCAATTAGTTATTCAAGCTGATAGACGTCCTCGGGGGGAACACAGGGGTCGGTATAACGAACCCACTACTAACGAGGTAGCGGTGTTGCTGGTCAACCAGGAGTGTAGCTGTCGTGATATTATCATCAGTGGCAGGGGTGGTGAGCTGAGGAGAATATCAGAGACCCACCGCTCCTATGACGCTCTCCAGTACCCTCTTATGTTTGCCAGAGGGGAGGACGGGTACAACTTCTTGATTTTCCAAGTTGACCCCACCACTGGCGAGGAAAACGACCGCAAGAAAACATCGGCCCTCCAATTTTATGCGTATAGGATGATGATCCGTCAAAATGAGTTTAATCCCCTAATCTATTATAGGCAACTCACTAATCAGTTTTGGGTAGATATGTATGCCAAGATAGAGACCGAGCGACTGACGTATCTTAGAACTAATCAGACAAGACTGAGGATGGAAAGTTATATTCACCTCCGAGATGCCTTGGGCACGGATGAGGACCCGCAAAATATGGGCCAGTTGGTAATCTTGCCTTCTACCTTCACAGGAGGCCCTAGGTACATGCACCAACGTACCCAGGACGCCTTCTGCTACGTGCGCAAATACGGGAGACCTGATCTATTTATTACTTTTACTACCAATCCACGGTGGGGTGAAATAGTAAGGGAACTTCTGCCAGGTCAAGGCCCCCAAGATCAACATGATGTAGTATCTCGGGTCTTTAACCTGAAACTCAAAGTCCTGATTAATTTACTAACAAAAAATCAGTTATTTGGAGTTGCTTCCTGCTACATGTACTCGGTTGAGTGGCAGAAGAGAGGCCTCCCCCATGCCCACATTCTTCTCTGGCTGAGAGAAAAGATCAGGCCAGCTCAGATCGATGACGTGATCCGAGCTGAGTTTCCCGACCCTGCACAGGACCCAGAACTCTACAGTGTTGTTAAAAACCACATGGTTCATGGGCCCTGTGGTTTTCTCAACTTGCTGTCACCGTGTATGAGAGAAGGTCGGTGTAGCAAGAAGTACCCCAGAGCTTTCGTGAGGGAAACCATCACTGGAGATGATGGCTATCCTATCTACAAGCGAAGGTCTCCCGCTCAGGGCGGGTTTACTGCGACACTTAGGTACGGTGGCCGTGATATTATCGTAGACAATTCCTGGGTAGTTCCCTATTCCCCTGTCCTTTCGAGAACTTTAAAAGcccatattaatgtagagttttGTAGCAGCGTCCAGTTCATAAAATACATTTGCAAATATGTGAACAAAGGTAGTGACCAGGCTACCTTTGGTGTTAGGAACAATAGGGACGAGATCACGACTTATCAGAGCGGAAGATACATTAGCACCTCCGAGGCTGTGTGGCGTATTCTCTCATTTCACATCCACGAGAGATTTCCTCCAGTGATCCGCTTGGATATTCACTTGGAGAATGGCCAGAGGGTTTACTTCCAGCCTGAAAACCTTCAGGAAAGGCTGGATAACCCTAAAAACACCACATTGCTGGCCTTCTTTAAGGTGTGTACAAAGGACGCCTTTGCCAGTACACTCCTGTACGAGGAAGTTCCTTCGTACTACACTTTCAACCGACAAAGAGGAGAGTTCTGTCGTAGAAAGCAGGGCACACCCGTGGAAGGACATCCAGGAGTAAAGAAAGAGCATGTTATTGGGCGAGTTTTCACCATCCACCCCAATAACACAAAGTGTTTCCACCTTAGGATGCTATTGTACAATATCCGAGGCCCCACTTCATTCGCCAGCTTAAAGACAATTAATGGCGTGGTCCAGCCAACCTATCAGGCTGCCTGTCGAAGTCTAAGCCTGTTAGAGGATGATGAGCAATGGCATCAAACTCTGACAGAGGCAGCAGTCTCTGATAGCCCCAGAAAGCTGAGAGAACTGTTTGCCATCATTTTAATTTTCTGTAGTCCCTCAGACCCTCTTGAACTCTGGCACCAATTTAAAAGAAATCTTTGTGAGGATGTGTTTAGGGACTGGCGAAGGAGGTCTATAGACACGTCTTCCCATGATGTTGAGGAACAGTGCTATGATAGGGGCTTAGCACTGTTAGAAGAGGCTGTCCAATCCAATGGAGGCCAGCCTCTCTCTCATTGCTCCATGCCATCTCCTCAAAATTTAAGTATCGAACCAAACCTTCAATACTATAGAGAGGCCAACCACGACCCTGTAGAACTGGCAAGTGACCTGACCCGTGAAAACCAATTCACTGTCGACCagaaaacaatattcaattttgtttgTGATAGTGTAGATAATTCTCGCGGCAAAATAATTTTCCTGGATGCTCCAGGAGGTACCGGGAAATCATTTTCGATTCGTGTCCTCCTGGCTAAAGTTAGGAGTTCAGGAAAGATAGCGTTAGCTGTAGCATCCTCTGGGATTGCAGCTACTCTACATCCTGGAGGTCGGACAGCCCACTCAACTTTTAAAATCCCTATAGACTTAGATAGGAGCGAGACTCCAATCTGTAATATCTCCAGAAACAGTGACCTGGCTAAGGTGATTCAAGACTGCCATCTAATTGTCTGGGACGAGTGTACCATGGCCAATAAGAAGGCAATCGAGGCTGTGGACCGCACTATTAGGGACATTAGATCTACGAATACTGTCATGGGAAGTATCACCACTTTGTTTTCTGGAGATTTCCGACAAATCTTGCCAGTCGTTTACCGAGGTACCCGCGCCGACGAAGTTAATGCATGTTTGAAACAGTCCACCCTTTGGCCTGCCATCGAAAAAGTAACTCTCACCACCAACATGAGAGTTCAACTTGGCGGCAGCGAGGAGAGTGCCAGCTTCTCTTCTCTCCTACTCAGAATAGGAGATGGCACTATCGGCAGCGATGACAATGTGACACTGTCACCCCAGCTCTGTAATGTTGTCTGTAATGTCAATTGA
- the LOC143219553 gene encoding uncharacterized protein LOC143219553: MTDTSESLLIQQDTAIAAIKRVIVNYKKMAKPQITLVKVKSRLDQLEKLWIECRQTHSRLLLVTKAEDQKTIPYFKANVFLDAETAYLDASDTLNEVIAQLDIAGGTSKISPNTDSSVAANSVSVQLPRLSLPKFSGDFSQWGNFRGLFESSVDKNKSLSNTQKLHYLKIHVTGDAALLINNISMSDENYEAAWQILVDEYNDESALIQAHIHQFVSLPSMKTESASELKHLRDTVVSSLTALRNLKRDVDSWDDLFVYLIAQRFAKRTRDEWLLERGRSKNYPTYKEINEFMTLRIRGLTDTIATSDGVSSKNKVVSDVPRNRSSVNNVSIIKCIECSGNHPLFKCDRFKSKSIDQRISFVKQNRICFNCLRSGHVTSDCKNPGRCFLCKRTHHSLLHRAAGSPSKATNAINETSVNDHVDKESSSNDSCTASQVLVQTVLPADLSVPNTLLATAWVVLRTAEGRAFRLRALHDQGASCSFITESVCQLMRTKRYRTRLQIQCFGDQYNGLAKSRVSVTLESCHNPKVAFPLSAFVYQRITAYAGSKSRVDLQSWPHLRNLQLADPNPSSCHPIHVLIGADLYGSLLLNDLRQGPLGTPTAQLTSLGWILSGPIKNQDSRQESSSAVNLINSVSAAKLEDSRQESTSIVNCLSSEDLDNSLRRFWEIEEVPSKLPLSEEDERCDRFFRDTHTRSSQGRYIVRLPFKSQPPFDLDGSYSIASRFYSTLEQRLLKQPILESEYHNFLSEYLSMGHMERIAEEHASNSSAIYIPHHPVVRPSSSTTKLRVVFNASAKTKSGKSLNDYLMVGPKLQRDLAAIILRWRLFRYVYTADIAKMFRQILINPLDSDYQRILWRPNSQLPVSSFRLLTVTYGLACAPYLAIKVLDQLALDEGNNFPAAVPILQDSIYVDDAIFGADNTHTLLEIRRQLVELLHRGGFQLRKWATNAVELLENIPSEERESASDHFLSEDESLKVLGIVWTPSEDVFRFQVDCCLPEKCTKRSILSIVSKIFDPLGWASPVIIVAKIMLQELWLLKKDWDEDTPLEFRKKWTAYCNILPQLSSVKIPRWTGLHSNSIAIELHGFADASHCAYAAVVYLRVLHSLSDIQVTLLTAKSKVAPLKTISIPRLELNAAVLVTRLLEWTSSSLKLPSSRIYGWTDSTVVLAWLRQHPSTWNTYVANRVSEIQTRLPQVKWQHVRSQENPADCASRGISVSEFATHKLWWSGPDWLSRPSVFWPDHTRSNSEELDSREIASSESRKIQVQLLSTHPEWDLLYQYSSWTRLCRVTAYILRFAQNSCKKLRMSSTCSLYHSLSLSAAEIRNASLYWMSYVQKKNFHAESKFLKDHAPVPKSSSLISLHPILGKDSLIRLGGRLEHAALSYEEKHPIILPKHRISELLIDHVHKRTLHGGVQLTLRVLRQQYWIISARSLVRAHIHRCIPCIRQRAQAATQLMGDLPNFRVTPSAPFSHTGLDYAGPIHILPIVGRGQKTRKYYFVVFVCLATKAVHLELVEDSSTAAFLAAFRRFVSRRGLPTNLYSDNGTNFRGADRELKQTFQVLLSDPSLKNLLANDGITWKFIPPSAPHFGGLWEAGVKSAKYHLKRAVGAHTLSQTEFSTVLCQVEACLNSRPISALTDEPTDLSALTPGHFIIGRPLIAVPEESALEINPNRLDRWQQVRKITEQIWRSWSSDYLHTLHQRRKWQQDRANLSVNELVLLKNSLLPPSKWQLARITQLHPGPDEKVRVVTVRTVDGELKRPITQICPLPVKSQK, from the coding sequence ATGACCGACACCAGTGAAAGCTTGCTAATTCAGCAAGATACTGCGATTGCCGCAATTAAGCGTGTAATCGTGAACTATAAAAAGATGGCAAAACCCCAAATCACGCTGGTCAAAGTGAAAAGTCGACTGGATCAACTGGAGAAACTGTGGATCGAGTGTCGCCAAACTCACTCGAGGCTGCTTCTGGTCACAAAAGCGGAGGACCAGAAGACTATACCCTATTTCAAGGCCAACGTTTTTCTCGATGCCGAGACCGCTTACCTCGACGCTTCTGATACTCTCAACGAGGTCATCGCCCAGCTGGACATCGCCGGTGGAACTTCAAAGATAAGTCCTAATACGGATTCTTCCGTCGCTGCCAATTCTGTATCCGTACAATTACCGCGTCTCTCCCTGCCTAAGTTTTCTGGTGATTTTAGTCAATGGGGAAATTTCCGTGGTCTATTCGAATCGAGCGTCGACAAGAACAAGTCCCTTTCGAACACTCAAAAACTACATTATCTTAAAATCCATGTAACCGGTGACGCGGCGCTGTTAATTAACAATATCAGCATGTCCGACGAAAACTACGAAGCTGCCTGGCAAATACTTGTAGACGAATACAATGATGAATCCGCGCTCATACAGGCGCACATACACCAATTCGTTAGCTTGCCGTCTATGAAAACCGAATCTGCGTCGGAACTCAAACATTTGCGAGATACCGTTGTATCTTCTTTAACCGCGCTGAGAAATCTTAAACGCGATGTTGATTCTTGGGACGATTTGTTCGTTTATTTGATCGCACAAAGATTTGCGAAACGCACTCGCGATGAGTGGCTCTTAGAACGCGGTCGTTCAAAAAACTATCCCACgtacaaagaaattaacgagttcATGACTCTTCGCATCCGCGGTCTTACCGATACGATCGCCACGAGCGACGGTGTTTCTAGCAAAAACAAAGTTGTGTCTGACGTTCCGCGAAACCGCTCGAGCGTGAATAATGTTtcgattatcaaatgtatcgagTGTTCCGGTAATCATCCTCTATTTAAATGTGACCGATTCAAATCCAAATCAATTGATCAACGAATCtcatttgttaaacaaaatagaatttgctTTAATTGCTTGCGGTCAGGTCACGTCACTTCCGACTGTAAAAATCCAGGTAGATGTTTTCTGTGCAAGCGAACTCACCATTCGCTCTTACATCGCGCTGCCGGTTCCCCAAGCAAAGCGACTAACGCTATTAACGAGACTTCAGTTAACGACCACGTCGATAAAGAAAGCTCTTCTAATGATTCCTGTACTGCGTCGCAAGTATTAGTGCAGACAGTCCTTCCCGCGGACCTCTCCGTTCCAAATACGTTGCTCGCTACTGCTTGGGTCGTACTCCGTACCGCTGAAGGACGTGCCTTCAGGCTTCGCGCGTTACATGATCAAGGAGCTTCCTGTAGCTTTATAACCGAATCGGTATGCCAGTTAATGCGAACGAAAAGATATCGGACGAGACTCCAAATTCAATGTTTCGGTGATCAGTATAACGGGTTGGCAAAATCTCGCGTATCCGTGACATTAGAATCATGCCACAATCCTAAAGTAGCGTTCCCACTGTCAGCCTTTGTCTATCAGCGTATCACTGCTTACGCCGGCTCTAAATCCCGTGTGGATTTGCAGTCTTGGCCACATTTACGCAATCTCCAGCTAGCTGATCCAAACCCTTCCAGTTGCCATCCAATTCATGTCTTAATCGGTGCCGATTTATACGGCTCTCTTTTGCTGAACGACCTCCGCCAAGGTCCTCTCGGTACTCCTACTGCCCAGCTTACCTCGCTGGGATGGATCCTTTCCGGTCCCATCAAAAATCAAGATTCTCGTCAGGAATCCTCCTCTGCTGTAAATCTCATAAACTCTGTGTCAGctgccaaactcgaagattctcGTCAGGAATCTACTTCCATTGTTAATTGTCTATCTTCTGAAGATTTAGACAATTCGCTACGTCGTTTCTGGGAAATTGAAGAAGTTCCCTCCAAGCTCCCTCTCTCCGAAGAAGACGAACGGTGCGATCGCTTTTTTCGTGACACCCACACCCGCTCCTCTCAAGGGCGATACATAGTGCGACTCCCGTTCAAGAGTCAACCTCCATTCGATCTCGACGGATCATACTCAATCGCATCTCGCTTTTACTCGACACTGGAGCAACGACTGCTCAAACAACCGATACTCGAATCGGAGTATCATAACTTCTTATCAGAATATCTCTCCATGGGTCACATGGAACGCATAGCGGAAGAGCATGCCTCAAACTCTTCTGCGATATATATTCCTCATCATCCTGTAGTGCGACCTTCTAGCAGTACGACCAAACTCAGAGTCGTATTTAATGCTTCCGCTAAAACCAAGTCCGGAAAATCTCTAAACGACTACCTTATGGTTGGTCCAAAGCTACAGCGCGATTTAGCTGCTATCATACTGCGCTGGCGACTATTTCGCTACGTATACACTGCTGACATCGCCAAGATGTTCAGACAAATTCTAATCAATCCCCTCGATTCCGACTATCAAAGAATTTTATGGCGACCGAACAGCCAGCTGCCGGTTTCTTCATTTCGATTGCTTACCGTAACCTACGGTCTCGCATGTGCACCATACCTCGCCATTAAGGTACTTGATCAATTGGCTCTTGACGAGGGAAACAATTTTCCCGCTGCCGTGCCTATTCTACAAGATTCCATTTATGTAGATGACGCTATTTTCGGCGCGGACAATACTCATACCCTCCTCGAGATTCGTCGGCAGCTAGTAGAACTCCTGCATCGTGGAGGTTTTCAACTTCGAAAATGGGCTACTAACGCGGTCGAATTACTTGAAAACATTCCTTCTGAGGAGCGTGAGTCCGCGTCCGATCATTTTCTCAGTGAAGATGAATCCTTAAAGGTCCTTGGTATCGTATGGACCCCTTCCGAAGACGTTTTCCGCTTTCAGGTAGACTGTTGTCTGCCGGAAAAGTGTACAAAACGAAGTATTCTTTCGATCGTTTCAAAAATATTCGATCCATTAGGATGGGCATCTCCCGTGATTATTGTTGCAAAAATAATGCTTCAAGAGCTCTGGCTCTTAAAGAAAGATTGGGATGAAGATACCCCCCttgaatttcgtaaaaaatggaCTGCGTATTGCAacattttgcctcaattgagctcGGTCAAAATTCCTCGCTGGACCGGACTGCACAGCAACAGTATCGCGATCGAATTACACGGCTTTGCCGATGCGTCACATTGTGCATACGCCGCGGTAGTTTATTTGAGAGTTCTTCATTCCCTTTCGGATATACAAGTTACTCTGCTGACTGCTAAAAGTAAAGTAGCTCCTCTCAAAACTATCAGCATTCCTCGCTTGGAATTAAACGCTGCCGTACTAGTAACCCGACTGCTTGAGTGGACTTCGTCATCCTTAAAACTTCCATCATCTCGCATTTACGGATGGACAGATTCCACCGTCGTCTTAGCCTGGCTTAGACAACATCCTTCTACTTGGAATACATACGTCGCAAATCGCGTATCCGAGATCCAAACTCGGCTTCCGCAGGTAAAGTGGCAACATGTACGTTCTCAAGAAAACCCAGCTGATTGCGCCTCGCGAGGTATCTCCGTCTCTGAATTCGCTACTCATAAGCTGTGGTGGTCTGGACCGGATTGGTTATCTCGTCCATCCGTTTTCTGGCCTGATCACACTCGTTCGAATAGCGAAGAGCTAGACTCACGAGAAATCGCCTCATCTGAATCTCGTAAAATACAGGTTCAACTACTGTCGACACACCCTGAATGGGATCTTCTATATCAATACTCAAGCTGGACGCGACTCTGTCGAGTCACTGCATATATACTTCGATTCGCCCAGAATTCTTGTAAAAAACTACGTATGTCGTCTACTTGCTCGCTGTACCATTCACTGTCTTTATCTGCTGCCGAGATACGAAATGCTTCTCTGTATTGGATGTCTTACGTTCAAAAGAAAAACTTTCATGCTGAAAGCAAATTTTTAAAGGATCATGCACCGGTTCCGAAATCCAGCTCGCTTATTTCTTTACATCCCATCCTCGGGAAAGATTCATTAATTCGGCTTGGCGGGCGGCTCGAGCATGCCGCTCTAAGCTATGAGGAAAAACATCCAATCATATTGCCGAAACACCGAATTTCGGAACTTCTAATCGATCATGTACACAAGCGCACTCTCCATGGAGGCGTGCAGTTAACTCTTCGAGTTCTTCGGCAACAATATTGGATAATTTCGGCTAGATCCTTAGTACGCGCCCACATACATCGATGCATTCCCTGTATTCGGCAAAGGGCGCAAGCTGCTACTCAGCTGATGGGAGACCTTCCAAACTTTAGAGTCACTCCCTCGGCTCCATTTTCCCATACTGGGCTGGACTATGCCGGTCCAATTCACATACTTCCAATTGTCGGTAGAGGTCAAAAGACGAGAAAATATTACTTCGTAGTGTTCGTATGCCTTGCTACCAAAGCGGTGCATCTCGAACTTGTCGAAGATTCCTCCACCGCTGCCTTTTTAGCTGCCTTTAGACGATTCGTCAGTCGCCGAGGGCTTCCTACTAACTTGTACTCTGACAACGGCACGAACTTCCGTGGTGCCGATCGTGAATTGAAGCAAACCTTTCAAGTTCTCCTGTCTGATCCTTCGCTCAAAAACTTGCTGGCTAATGACGGAATCACCTGGAAATTCATCCCCCCTTCCGCTCCTCATTTTGGTGGACTCTGGGAGGCTGGAGTAAAAAGCGCCAAGTACCACTTAAAGCGAGCAGTGGGAGCGCATACTTTATCTCAAACTGAGTTTTCTACCGTCTTATGCCAGGTCGAGGCATGTTTGAACTCTCGTCCGATTTCCGCTCTTACCGACGAACCTACCGATCTATCGGCGCTGACACCCGGTCATTTTATTATCGGGCGGCCACTTATCGCGGTTCCAGAGGAATCCGCTTTGGAGATAAATCCGAATAGACTTGACCGATGGCAACAAGTCAGAAAAATTACCGAACAAATCTGGCGTTCGTGGTCCTCCGACTATCTACATACGTTGCATCAACGTCGAAAGTGGCAGCAGGATCGCGCAAACTTGAGCGTAAATGAACttgttcttttaaaaaattctttacttCCCCCTTCTAAGTGGCAACTCGCGCGCATTACTCAGTTACATCCTGGCCCGGACGAAAAGGTCCGCGTTGTCACCGTGCGTACCGTGGACGGTGAATTGAAACGACCTATAACCCAGATTTGCCCGCTGCCGGTCAAGtcacaaaaatga